AACCAACCTTGAAGCTAAATACACAGTGCAAAGCGGACCGGTCAAGGACTTATCCTTGCGTATGCGTCAAGCGTGGCATCGTGGCAATGCCGATCAAGCCGAAGGCAATGTCAACGAGTTTCGTTTAATCGCGGATTACCCTATCTCGATTTTCTGATGCACCGGTTTTAGCTCGCAGCCAAAAGAACTCCGACGACGCCCCAGGCGATGTCGGACTTTTTTATTTATGACATCTGACTTCGCAGCCAGTCGCGCGGACTGGTTCCGGTCTTGCGTCGAAAGGCGCGGGCGAGGGCAGAAGGACTTTCATAGCCCACTTCATCGGCAATAAGTGCAATGGGTTTGCCGTCTCGTAAGCGTTTTTGCGCCAGACTGATGCGCCAGCTCATTAAATAATCCGCGGGCGGTTGCCCTAGCACCGTATGGAAATGCGCAGCGAAACTCGCCCGAGACATGTTGGCTGCAGTGGCGAGTTCCGCCACCGTCCAAGCTTGTTGAGGATTGGCATGCATCTGATTCAACGCGCGCGACAAACGCGGGTCAGCAAGTCCCGCCATCATTCCGCTTTCCATCCCATGTGTTGTAAGCAAATACCGTAACAGCTGAATAACCAAAAGCTCGAACAAGCGGTCCATCGTAGCGTCACGCCCGCAGTCGTCGCCGCAGGCTTCGCGAAACAGCCACTCCAGCGTAATCCCAAGCATTGCCACGTCTGCCAGCGGTAACAGCAAATAGTCAGGCAGTGCGGACGATAGTGGGTTGTTCACTCCGCCGTTAAAGCTCAGCGATGCACAGACCAGCTGTGCACCATCCGCCTCGGTGGAGCTGAGCCTGTGCTGGTAAGGCCGAGGAAAAAAAATCAGAGTGGGTTCAGTAATCAAATGCTCGCGGCTGTCGCTTAAGCGGAGTTTGACTTGCCCCGCTTTTAGCAAATGGATATGGCCGCGTGGCTCTTGGTCGTCGAAAGCCGCTATCCCGCAAAAGTCACCGCTGTGGAACGTTCCGGCACTTACACCAAAGTGCGTCAAGAGGGCAGATAAACGATCCATAGTGACTTCCGTGGTAACTATTTTTTAGACGATATGTCGCATAATGGCGACGATTTGAATCCGACGGTACAGGAATTATCCATAGCATAGCCTTCATCGGCCCGCACAGTGTCCGAACTTTCTGGAGAACCACCATGTCACGCATCCCTGCTCTCAGCCTCGAACACGCACCTGCGGCATCGCTGCCCCTTTTGGAAGGGGTGAAAAAAAGTTTCGGCATCGTGCCAAACGTTTTCAAAACCTTGGCTCATTCGCCTGCTGCGCTGGGGGCCTATTTGCAATTTTCCTATGCCTTCGGCAAAAACTCGCTAAGCGGAGTCGAGCGTGAATCAATCGCACTGGCCACTTCCCAAGTCAATGGCTGCGAATATTGCCTGGCCGCGCATACTTTATTTGGTGGCAAGGCGGGGTTGTCAGCCGAAGCGATCCGCAGCGCCCGTGATGGTGTTCTCAGCCCTTACACAGTGTTTGCCCGTGAAGTGGTGACCACCAAAGGACGCGTGAGCGATGAGTCCCTCGCTGCTGTCCGTGCTGCGGGCCTGACCGACGCTAAAATCATCGAAGTTGTCACTCAGGTCGCGCTGTTAACTCTGACTAACTACCTTAACAATGTGGCGGCCACCGAAGTCGATTTTCCGGCAGTGGAGTTCTAACAGGGCCTCAACTAAGTTGTAAGCGTGGACTCGCTCGCGATGGATCGCGCAGCGGTCCCCCATAATCTGACTTGATTCCAACCGAAGATCGAGTCGCGGCGCGGCAACCGTTTGCCGACGGCGGCCATCTGCTGCCCTTATTGAGTAAGCGTCTAAACACGACTGGCTGCTGATTGGGTAAAGCGCCTCAGTATCAGAGCGGTTGCCTATTTGGCACGTGCTTTGCTGCGACACTGAAGGTGTGTTTTTAAACTGTACTTATTGGAGTAACTGAAATGAGTTTTATCAGTGGCCTCGGTAGGACGGACTATTCAATTCCGGTAGTACGCTCCTCCACTCAGTCGCCCGAAGCCGATTTTCTCAGTCTAAGCGACTCGACAGTTCAACCGATTGCTTTAGGTAGCAGTAGCAGCGCGTCGGCTCAGTCAAGCGCGTCGAGTCAGCAAGAACAAAACCGTCAAGAAGCGTTTGCAAAAATGATGGTTACCTTGCAGAACTCGATAGGCCAAGTGAATACGACAAACAGCAGCGGCAGCAGCAACGATCTTGCACAGGTTTCCACAGCGGGCGGTGTGACCGGCACCACGGGTACGAAAAGCGCGGCTGATGACTTCAAGGACTACATGGCGATGACGCCTGCGCAGAAAATGCGTTACGGCGCGTTGAAAAGCATGGGGCTGACTGAGGCTGACCTTAAGGCCTTGTCCCCTGATGCAGCGGCGAAAGTAGAAACAAAACTCGCCGGCATCATCAAGAAACAAACGGAAATGCAGGTTGCTGCTGCCTCAGGCAGTGGTGCCTTAGGCTCTGCCACTAGCGCAAGCATCGGCGATAAAGGCAATTCATTTCTGAATAGCGCGTTGGTGAAATTGACCCAGGCAGCGAATGAAACCACTACCAAACTGAGTATCGCTTAAGCCGTAAACTGAAGCTCCGGCATTTGCGCGGGCTATTCGTTTGCTTCGGTGAACCGAGCGCAGTTGACTAAGGTGCGCAGTCGGAGCCTAAGCGGCCAGGCTGTACCTTATCGCCCAACCCTCCAGACGGCGGTGAGCCGGTATAGCTAGTTACCAAATCAGGGCCGGGCAGCCCGTTACGCTATCTGGATATCGCCCGGCTATCGCCTGATTGGGTTACGTTTCATATTACCGTCATCACCGCACTAAATCCCGCCAAGGAAATCCATCTTGCCGATAGGCACGCCTTTATGGCGCAGAATGCCGAAGGCGGTGGTTAGGTGGAAGTAGAAGTTCGCCAGGGCAAAGTTCAATAGGTAATCCTGCTGGCTAAAGGTTATTTCTTGGCTTGGGGTTTTCAGCGTTACGGTATTACCTTCGTTGGCTTCGTATTGCTCGGGCGTTACGCTGCGGATAAATGCTTGAGTGTTGGTGATGCGCTCACGTAACTGCTCAAGAGTGGTTTCGGTATCTGGAAAGCTTGGTGGGGTCACACCGGCCAGGCGGGCAGAGCAGAGTTTAGAGGCGTCGCTCGCAGATTGGATTTGGCCCGTCAGGGTATACATGTCCGGTGCAAGACGCGATTCCAATAGTTCGTCGATAGGCATGCCATTGGCTGCAGCGTGTTCAACGGCTTTATCCAGCCATTTGGATAAGTTATCTAGCCCGCGCAGGAATACCGGCACAGACAGTTGGTAGTAAGACAGGCTCATGTTGATTCCTCAAACAATCGATCAGCGAGTGGATGGTGCTTCAGGTTTGATTTTTTTTCGAGCACTCGGCTTATATCCCCGTCAGCTGATCCCGATACGGCAAGTCTGGTCCTAGCTTTGTGCAGGTCAATGCTGCTGCTGCCACTGCAAACTGCATCATCTCGGTGATCTGTTGGCGGGTCAGTGTCTCTAGGCCCAATGGGCTGTCCAGCTGATGCTCGGTGAGGTAGGTGATCAACGCCGCCTGGAAAGTATCGCCTGCACCGACGGTATCGGCGGTGACGACTTTGCGAGCCGCAATCGACCAGGTTCCATGTTGGCGGGTGAACACGCTGACGCCTTGGGCGCCACGGGTCAAGAATACCAACTGGCAGCGTTGGCTGAGCCAGCCTTCGGCAACGGTCTGTGGGTCCAGGTCCGGGTACAGCAAAGATAGGTCTTCGTCGCTGACTTTTATCAGGTGCGCGTGCTCAGCGAAGGCGTTGATCTGCTCACGCCAACGTTGAATGTCTGGCTCGGGGTTAAGACGAACATTTGGGTCCAGGCTGATCAACCGTTGCGTGCTCTCACGCCTGACCAACGCCAGCAACGTATCGGCAACTGGGCGTACCACCAATGAAAAAGAGCCAACGTGAATCCCCCGCACGTGCGCGCCTAGTACTGGCAAATGCTCAAGCTCCAACTGACGGTCGGCGCAGCCTTCACCGCGAAAACTGTAGTGCGGCGAGCCGTCAGCACCCACGGCGACCATTGCCAGTGTGGTCGGGGCATCGAAATCAATCAGGTAATCGGGGCGCACGCCTTCTTCGTCAAGTACCGTTCGCAGACGTCGGCCCAAATAATCATTTGAAACGCCGGCAAACAACGCCGTAGTGATACCAAGTCGGCTAAGCCCGACTGAAACATTGAATGGTGAGCCGCCAGCAACGGCTTGAAATCCGATTCTACTGCTGTGCCCGCCGCTGTCCGGTTGGCTGAAAAAATCGAACAGTGCTTCGCCACACACTAAAAACATAAACGCTCCAAAACATAAATGACTTCAAAGTTCCTGTAAGCACGCCCGGTAACGGTCATAAACCTGCTGATAAGCCGCGACATTTGCCGCCAGTGGTTGAGTTTCGCTGCTTGCATCAAGGCTGACGCAACGACGACACAAAGAGTCTAGCCCGAGATTTTGCCCTTGCTCTTCGTACCAGCACCACGCGGCCTGAATCGCCGCGCCTAACGCTGCCGCTTCGCTGTGCTGGGTACCGATGACGGGGGTGTCCATGATGTCAGCGACAATCTGCCGCCAAATGGCGCTTTTAGCGCCGCCGCCGATCAGCCGGATCGCCTGGCTTTTGATGCCGCTGGCCCGCAACAAGTCCAAGCCGTAGCGCAAGCCAAAGGTCGTGCCCTCGACCACGGCTCGGCACAGATTCGCCTGGTTCAGGTTGGTACTGTCGAGACCCAAAATACTACCGGTGGCATTGGGCAGGGCAGGGACGCGTTCGCCGTTGAGAAACGGCAGCATCAACACGCCGTGCGCACCGATGGGCGCCTCGGCAATGGCTCGATTGAATTGCTCGATGTCCAGCGCAAACAATTCGCGGACAGCGCTGGTGGCGTTGGTCAGGTTCATGGTGCAAATCAATGGCAGCCAACCGCCGGAAGACGAACAGAACGTTGCCACCGACGCTTGATCGCTGACCTGCGCTTCGTCTGCGTACGCGTAAACCGTGCCTGACGAACCCAGGCTCATGGTGATTGAGCCCGGTTCGATATTGCCAGTGCCGATGGCGCCCATCATGTTGTCGCCGCCGCCACTGGAAACAATCGCCTCAGGGTTGAGCCCCAACCGTTGAGCAATTTCGGGAAGAATCGTGCCCACGCATTGCTGGGCGTCGAGCAACTGCGGCAAGGCCCGGTGTAACCGACCGCTGGGGTCGATGTGTTCCAGAATGGCCGAGTCCCAATGGCGGGTGCGGACGTTGAAATAGCCGGTGCCAGAGGCATCACCAAACTCGCTGCAGCAGCGGCCGGTGAGCCAATAATTCAAATAATCGTGAGGCAAAAGAATCTTATCGATGCGTTCGAACACATCCGGGTGCTGCTCCTTGGTCCACAGCAGCTTGGACACGGTGTAACCCGGCGCGATGGCAACACCCAAGCGCGCCAATGAACCCGCCTCACCGCCGAGGTACTCCAAGAGCCGATCATTTTCCGGTGTGGTTTCGGTGTCGCACCACAGCTTGGCCGGGCGTAACACGTCGCCCTGTTGATCGAGCAACACCAATCCGTGTTGTTGACCTGAGACGCCAATGGCCTGAATCAGCGAACCGCTGATGCCCGCTTGCGCCAGCGCTTGGCGGGTCGCTTGCTCGAAAGCGGTCAGCCACTGCGAGACCTCTTGCTCGCGCCGGCCATTGGCTGCGCTGATCAAGGTGTGCGGCGCGGAGCCTTGGCCGAGCACCTTACCGCTCTTGGCCTCGAGCACAATCGCTTTGGTGCCTTGGGTACCGCAGTCAATACCGAGAAACATGGTTCACCTCAGACGCTTTTGGCCAACAGATTTTCCAGGGTTTTCTTCACGCCCAGCTCGCGCAGACTGTTGAAATTGTGCTCGAATGACGCAATGAACTCAGCCGATTGCGCAATGGCTGCGCCAAAAATCTCCTCCACTGCAAGCAGCCGCTGGGTAACCAACACATCATCGGCTACCAGCGCCTGACAGAACTCGGCGCGCGGGTCGGGAATCTGGAACGTCACGCCGTTCTCGTCTTTGCCCTTCAGGTACACCGCCCAGGCTGCGACCACCAGCGATGCACGGTCCAGGTTGCCCTTATCGAGAATCAGCCGATTGATGGTGGGCACCGTAAACTTGGGAAACTTTGAAGAACCGTCCGAGCACACCCGCTCCAGTTGGTCGGCGATGGCCTGGTTGGAGAAGCGCTGAATCAGCGTGTCTTTGTAGGTTTCCAGATCAATGCCGGGCACCGAGGCCAATTGCGGCGTCACGTCCAGGTCCATGTAGGTGCGGATGTAGCGCACGAACAGTGGATCGTTCATGGTTTCGTGGACGAAGCGGTAGCCCTGCAAAAAGCCCAAATACGTTAATGCCAAATGGCTGCCATTAAGTAACTTGATTTTCATATCTTCGTAAGGCGTTACATCGTCAGTGAACTGCACACCGACTTTTTCCCAGGCCGGACGTCCGTTGACGAACTTGTCTTCCAACACCCATTGCACGAAAGGTTCACAGACCACCGGCCAGGCATCGTCGATACCTTTTTCGTCATGCAACTGCAAGCGGTGAGCGGTGCTGGTCATGGGGGTGATGCGATCAACCATGGCGTTCGGAAAGCTGACGTTGGAGGCGATCCAGTCGTGCAGATCGGCGTCGCGCAAGGTGGCGAACGCCAGCAACGCTTTGCGGGCCACGGCACCGTTATGCGGCAGGTTATCGCAAGACATCAGGGTAAATGCTGGCGTGCCGTTCAGGCGGCGCTTGGCCAAGGCTGCGCACAGCAAACCAAACACAGTGGTAGGTGCTGCCGGGTGCGCGAGGTCGTGCTGAATCTGTGGCAGGTGCGCCATGAATTCGCCGTTGCTGTCGTCGATGCAATAGCCGCCTTCGGTGATGGTCAGCGAAACAATGCGAATCTGCGGGCTGGCGAGCTTGTCGATCAGCGCCTGGATACCGTCGACAGCCAGCAGCATGCCGCTGATGGAGCCTATGATGCGAGTCTCGGTGTCGTCGGTGTCACCCAGTTCGTACAGCGTGTACAGATAGTCCTGACCTTGTAACGCATCGCGCACGCCGAGATCTTCCGGTCGTAAGCCGATGCCGCAGATGCTCCAGTCATGGCCTTCGCCGGTGTTCATCAGTGCATCGGTGTAAAACGCCTGATGTGCACGGTGGAAACCACCGACGCCAATGTGTGCGATGCCTTGACGGATTTCACTCGGCGCGTAGGCTGGGCGGGCAACATGCGGATCCAATTGCGACAGGTTTTGCTTGTTGAGCTTCATGTTCAGAACTCTCGAATGCTTAAGCGGCGACCTGTAAGGCGTGGGTGATGACCAAACCTTGGGCGTCGAACAAATGGCAGTGGGCGCTATCCAGATGCAAGTTCAGCGTTTCGCCGTACTTACTGGCAAGATCGCCGCGGATGCGCATGGTCAAGGCTTCGCCGGACGCGGTACGCACGTGGCAAAACGTGTCGCTGCCCAGTCGCTCGCTGACATCAGCGATCACTTGTATCTGACAGTCGCCGACGTTGGCGATGTTCAAGTGTTCTGGACGAATGCCCAAGGTTACCGAACTGCCAACCGTCAGGCTGGTGCCGCTCAACGGCAGGCTGACAATGGCACCGGCATCAAGGGACACATCACAGCCCGTGCTGTCGCTGCGGGTGATCTTGCCTTTGAGGAAGCCCATTTTTGGCGTGCCGAGAAAGCCGGCGACAAACAGATTGGCCGGGTGGTGATAGAGCTCCAAGGGCGTACCGACCTGTTCGACTTTACCGCCATTTAGGACCACCACTTTGTCGGCCAGGGTCATGGCTTCGACCTGGTCGTGGGTCACATAGATCATGGTTGCTTTCAGTTCTTTGTGCAGCCGCGACAGTTCTAGCCGGGTCTGTACTCGCAGGGCGGCGTCGAGGTTGGATAACGGTTCGTCGAACAGGAAGACTTTTGGATTACGCACGATGGCACGCCCGATGGCGACCCGCTGGCGCTGGCCGCCGGACAGCTGTTTCGGTTTGCGCTCCAGCAGCGGTTCCAGTTGCAAAATACGCGCGGCTTCGGCGACTTTGCGGTCGACCTCGGCTTTATCACCGCCTGCCAGGTCGAGGGCGAAGGACATGTTTTTACGCACCGTCATGTGGGGGTACAGCGCATAGGTTTGAAACACCATGGCCAGGTCACGCTTGGCCGGGGACACTTCGGTAATGTCACGTCCATCAAGCTCGATGGTGCCGCCACTGACGTCTTCAAGCCCGGCGATACACCGCAGCAGGGTTGATTTGCCACAGCCCGAGGGTCCTACAAAGACCACGAACTCACGGTCGCGAACGTCCAGGTCAATACCTTTGAGAATCTCGTGGCCGTCGAAGCCTTTTTGTAAATTTCTAATGCTCAGGTTAGCCATATGGCCTCCGTTCTGCTCTCGTTAAAGAGGCTGAAACTATCTATTTGACGGCGCCGAAAGACAGGCCGCGAACCAGTTGTTTTTGGCTGATCCAGCCGAAGATCAAGATTGGCGCACAGGCTAGGGTCGAGACCGCAGAAAGCTTGGCCCAGAACAGCCCTTCAGGGCTGGAGTAGGAGGCGATCAGGGCCGTCAACGGCGCCGCGTTTGATGAGGTCAGGTTCAATGACCAGAACGCTTCGTTCCAACATAGAATCAATGACAGCAGCGCCGTGGACGCCAGTCCGCCTTTGCAGATAGGAACGAGAACGCGGAATATTTCTTGGGCGGTGGTAGCACCATCCAAGCGCGCAGCCTCAAGAATATCCGGCGGAATATCCTTGAAATAGGTGTAAATCATCCAAACCACAATCGGCAGGTTGATCAGGGTGTAGATGGCGATCAGCGCAAAGCGTGTGTCCAGCAGGCCGAAGGTCTTGGCCAGTAAGTAGATCGGCATCAGCACACCCACGGGCGGCAGCATTTTGGTCGAGAGCATCCACAGCAGCGTGCCTTTAGTGCGCTTGGTCTCAAAAAAAGCCATGGAATAAGCCGCTGGAACAGCAACCAGCAAACAAATGAGGGTGGCGCTGAAAGAAATGACGATCGAATTCCAGGCGAAGTGGAAGTAATCACTGCGTTCCTGGATATGGATGTAGTTTTCCAGCGTCGGGGTGAAGAAGAACTGCGGCGGCGTGGCGAAAGCATCAATCTCGGTTTTGAAACTGGTCAATACCATCCAAAAAATCGGGAAAAAGATCAGTGCTGCAATCGCCCAGGACAGGGCGCCCAGCAGCACGCTTTGCAGGCGGCGGGATTGTTTGAGCGTCATCATGGCAGGGCCCTCATGACTTGTCGGTGAGGTTTTTACCGATCATCCGAATCAGGATAATCGCGGCAATGTTGGCGATGACTACGGCAATCAAGCCGCCGGCCGAAGCCATACCGACGTCGAACTGCAGCAGAGCCTGGTTGTAGATCAGATAGGCAAGGTTAGTCGACGCATAGCCCGGCCCGCCGTTGGTGGTGGTGAAGATTTCGGCAAATACCGAGAGCAGGAAGATCGTCTCGATCATGATTACAACGGCAATCGGTCGCGCCAGATGCGGCAACGTCAGGTGCCAAAAGATCGCGATAGGACCGGCGCCATCCAAGCGCGCAGCTTCTTTCTGCTCCTGATCCAGCGATTGCATCGCGGTCATCAGGATCAAAATGGCGAACGGCAGCCATTGCCAAGACACAATGATGATGATCGACAGCAGCGGGAAGTGAGCCAGCCAGTCCACCGGCTGCGCGCCCAAGACCCTCCAGAGCGCTGCGAGAATTCCCGACACGGGGTGGAAAATCAGATTTTTCCAGATCAGGGCGCTGACCGTCGGCATGATGAAAAACGGCGAAATCAACATCACACGTACGATGCCGCGACCGAAAAATTCGCTGGCCTCCAATAAAGCGGAAATCAATACGCCGAGAACGACACTGATCGCCAGCACGCTGCCCACCAGCAACAAGGTGTTGGTGGCGCCAGGGATAAACCCGCTGTCGGTAATGAAATACGTAAAGTTTTCCAGCCCGACAAATTCATGGTCGCCAGGCGACAATAAGTTGTACCGAATTGTGGAGAAATAAACGGTCATGCCCAATGGCACGATCATCCACACCAACAACATCAACACAGAGGGGCTGACCAGATACCAGCCCGGTTTAGTCAGACGGCGTTTTGCTTTGGGGGGCGGGCTGGATGTATCCAGACGAGGATTGATGGCAGAAGTATTCATGGTGACTCCGAAACTCGGTGCAGCCTGGACAAGGTGCCGAGCAGCGCAACGCTGCTCGGCACTGGCAACATTTGTGACTATTTCTTCGGATAGCCCGCGCGCTTCATGTCTCGCTCGGTAGTGGTCTGTGCCGAAGCCAGAGCAGCATCCACCGTGCTGGAGCCGACTAACGCTGCCGAGAACTGTTGCCCAACGGAGGTACCGATCGCCTGAAACTCTGGGATGGTCACCAACTGAATGCCAACGTAAGGCACCGGCTTAAGCGTCGGTGTTTTTGGTGTGACCGCTTTCAGCGATTCCAGGGTTATTTTGGCGAAGGGTGCCGCTGCCATGTACGCATCGCTATAGGTCGATGCACGAGTGCCAGGTGGAACGTTGGCGACGCCGTCAGTCTTGGCCACTAACGCTGCGTATTCCTTGGAGGTTGCCCACTCGCTGAAGGCTTTGGCGTCCGTCTGGTTTTTTGCGCTGGTCGGGATCGCCAGTGCCCAGGAGTACAACCACGCCGATCCTTTGTCGGTGACCTCGTGCGGTGCGTAGGTGAAACCTACATTGTCAGCGACTTTGCTTTGGGTCTTGTCGGTCACGAACGAACCGGCAACGGTGGCATCAACCCAAATAGCGCACTTGCCGCTGTTGAACAGCGCCAGGTTTTCGTTGAAACCGTTGCTGGAAGCGCCTGGAGGGCCCGAATCCTTCATGGTTTTAACATAGAAATTCAGCGCATTTTTCCACTCAGGTTGGTCGAACTGCGGTTTCCATTGCTCGTCGAACCAGCGTGCGCCATACGAGTTGGCAATGGTGCTGATCAGCGCCATGTTTTCGCCCCAGCCTGCTTTACCTCTCAAACATATGCCGTACTGCTCTTTGGTTTTATCCGTAAGCTTGGCTGCGAACCCGGCAATTTGAGTCCAGGTTGGGCGCTCAGGCATGGTCAAACCTGCAGCCTTGAACAAATCGGTGCGGTAATAAGTCATCGAGCTTTCAGCGTAAAACGGCAGGGCAAAAAGTTTGCCATCGACCGACAGACCATCACGTACTGATGGGAACACATCATCCAGCGCGTAACTGGCTGGCAAGTCTTTCATTTCT
The nucleotide sequence above comes from Pseudomonas sp. AB6. Encoded proteins:
- a CDS encoding peroxidase-related enzyme, encoding MSRIPALSLEHAPAASLPLLEGVKKSFGIVPNVFKTLAHSPAALGAYLQFSYAFGKNSLSGVERESIALATSQVNGCEYCLAAHTLFGGKAGLSAEAIRSARDGVLSPYTVFAREVVTTKGRVSDESLAAVRAAGLTDAKIIEVVTQVALLTLTNYLNNVAATEVDFPAVEF
- a CDS encoding sugar ABC transporter substrate-binding protein, whose protein sequence is MKTPAKLLLASTCLALSGIASAGTVTIATVNNSDMIRMQRLSKTFEQEHPDIKLNWVVLEENVLRQRLTTDIATKGGQFDVLTIGMYEASLWGQKGWLEEMKDLPASYALDDVFPSVRDGLSVDGKLFALPFYAESSMTYYRTDLFKAAGLTMPERPTWTQIAGFAAKLTDKTKEQYGICLRGKAGWGENMALISTIANSYGARWFDEQWKPQFDQPEWKNALNFYVKTMKDSGPPGASSNGFNENLALFNSGKCAIWVDATVAGSFVTDKTQSKVADNVGFTYAPHEVTDKGSAWLYSWALAIPTSAKNQTDAKAFSEWATSKEYAALVAKTDGVANVPPGTRASTYSDAYMAAAPFAKITLESLKAVTPKTPTLKPVPYVGIQLVTIPEFQAIGTSVGQQFSAALVGSSTVDAALASAQTTTERDMKRAGYPKK
- the xylB gene encoding xylulokinase, producing MFLGIDCGTQGTKAIVLEAKSGKVLGQGSAPHTLISAANGRREQEVSQWLTAFEQATRQALAQAGISGSLIQAIGVSGQQHGLVLLDQQGDVLRPAKLWCDTETTPENDRLLEYLGGEAGSLARLGVAIAPGYTVSKLLWTKEQHPDVFERIDKILLPHDYLNYWLTGRCCSEFGDASGTGYFNVRTRHWDSAILEHIDPSGRLHRALPQLLDAQQCVGTILPEIAQRLGLNPEAIVSSGGGDNMMGAIGTGNIEPGSITMSLGSSGTVYAYADEAQVSDQASVATFCSSSGGWLPLICTMNLTNATSAVRELFALDIEQFNRAIAEAPIGAHGVLMLPFLNGERVPALPNATGSILGLDSTNLNQANLCRAVVEGTTFGLRYGLDLLRASGIKSQAIRLIGGGAKSAIWRQIVADIMDTPVIGTQHSEAAALGAAIQAAWCWYEEQGQNLGLDSLCRRCVSLDASSETQPLAANVAAYQQVYDRYRACLQEL
- a CDS encoding sugar ABC transporter permease, translated to MNTSAINPRLDTSSPPPKAKRRLTKPGWYLVSPSVLMLLVWMIVPLGMTVYFSTIRYNLLSPGDHEFVGLENFTYFITDSGFIPGATNTLLLVGSVLAISVVLGVLISALLEASEFFGRGIVRVMLISPFFIMPTVSALIWKNLIFHPVSGILAALWRVLGAQPVDWLAHFPLLSIIIIVSWQWLPFAILILMTAMQSLDQEQKEAARLDGAGPIAIFWHLTLPHLARPIAVVIMIETIFLLSVFAEIFTTTNGGPGYASTNLAYLIYNQALLQFDVGMASAGGLIAVVIANIAAIILIRMIGKNLTDKS
- a CDS encoding carbohydrate ABC transporter permease — its product is MMTLKQSRRLQSVLLGALSWAIAALIFFPIFWMVLTSFKTEIDAFATPPQFFFTPTLENYIHIQERSDYFHFAWNSIVISFSATLICLLVAVPAAYSMAFFETKRTKGTLLWMLSTKMLPPVGVLMPIYLLAKTFGLLDTRFALIAIYTLINLPIVVWMIYTYFKDIPPDILEAARLDGATTAQEIFRVLVPICKGGLASTALLSLILCWNEAFWSLNLTSSNAAPLTALIASYSSPEGLFWAKLSAVSTLACAPILIFGWISQKQLVRGLSFGAVK
- a CDS encoding carbohydrate kinase; the protein is MFLVCGEALFDFFSQPDSGGHSSRIGFQAVAGGSPFNVSVGLSRLGITTALFAGVSNDYLGRRLRTVLDEEGVRPDYLIDFDAPTTLAMVAVGADGSPHYSFRGEGCADRQLELEHLPVLGAHVRGIHVGSFSLVVRPVADTLLALVRRESTQRLISLDPNVRLNPEPDIQRWREQINAFAEHAHLIKVSDEDLSLLYPDLDPQTVAEGWLSQRCQLVFLTRGAQGVSVFTRQHGTWSIAARKVVTADTVGAGDTFQAALITYLTEHQLDSPLGLETLTRQQITEMMQFAVAAAALTCTKLGPDLPYRDQLTGI
- a CDS encoding DUF1993 domain-containing protein, with translation MSLSYYQLSVPVFLRGLDNLSKWLDKAVEHAAANGMPIDELLESRLAPDMYTLTGQIQSASDASKLCSARLAGVTPPSFPDTETTLEQLRERITNTQAFIRSVTPEQYEANEGNTVTLKTPSQEITFSQQDYLLNFALANFYFHLTTAFGILRHKGVPIGKMDFLGGI
- a CDS encoding sn-glycerol-3-phosphate ABC transporter ATP-binding protein UgpC encodes the protein MANLSIRNLQKGFDGHEILKGIDLDVRDREFVVFVGPSGCGKSTLLRCIAGLEDVSGGTIELDGRDITEVSPAKRDLAMVFQTYALYPHMTVRKNMSFALDLAGGDKAEVDRKVAEAARILQLEPLLERKPKQLSGGQRQRVAIGRAIVRNPKVFLFDEPLSNLDAALRVQTRLELSRLHKELKATMIYVTHDQVEAMTLADKVVVLNGGKVEQVGTPLELYHHPANLFVAGFLGTPKMGFLKGKITRSDSTGCDVSLDAGAIVSLPLSGTSLTVGSSVTLGIRPEHLNIANVGDCQIQVIADVSERLGSDTFCHVRTASGEALTMRIRGDLASKYGETLNLHLDSAHCHLFDAQGLVITHALQVAA
- a CDS encoding AraC family transcriptional regulator, with the protein product MDRLSALLTHFGVSAGTFHSGDFCGIAAFDDQEPRGHIHLLKAGQVKLRLSDSREHLITEPTLIFFPRPYQHRLSSTEADGAQLVCASLSFNGGVNNPLSSALPDYLLLPLADVAMLGITLEWLFREACGDDCGRDATMDRLFELLVIQLLRYLLTTHGMESGMMAGLADPRLSRALNQMHANPQQAWTVAELATAANMSRASFAAHFHTVLGQPPADYLMSWRISLAQKRLRDGKPIALIADEVGYESPSALARAFRRKTGTSPRDWLRSQMS
- a CDS encoding mannitol dehydrogenase family protein, which produces MKLNKQNLSQLDPHVARPAYAPSEIRQGIAHIGVGGFHRAHQAFYTDALMNTGEGHDWSICGIGLRPEDLGVRDALQGQDYLYTLYELGDTDDTETRIIGSISGMLLAVDGIQALIDKLASPQIRIVSLTITEGGYCIDDSNGEFMAHLPQIQHDLAHPAAPTTVFGLLCAALAKRRLNGTPAFTLMSCDNLPHNGAVARKALLAFATLRDADLHDWIASNVSFPNAMVDRITPMTSTAHRLQLHDEKGIDDAWPVVCEPFVQWVLEDKFVNGRPAWEKVGVQFTDDVTPYEDMKIKLLNGSHLALTYLGFLQGYRFVHETMNDPLFVRYIRTYMDLDVTPQLASVPGIDLETYKDTLIQRFSNQAIADQLERVCSDGSSKFPKFTVPTINRLILDKGNLDRASLVVAAWAVYLKGKDENGVTFQIPDPRAEFCQALVADDVLVTQRLLAVEEIFGAAIAQSAEFIASFEHNFNSLRELGVKKTLENLLAKSV